The following are encoded together in the Ignavibacteriales bacterium genome:
- a CDS encoding LD-carboxypeptidase, with protein MNRKVFLKKSAAAGFALPLIGNSFLREVGIHPIIKPSKLSKGDTLALVTPGSYITEDELQQSIDNLQQLGFNAVYSNKLLLQNGYFSATDAERANDLMDMFKRKDVNGIVCARGGYGCARIMPLLDYDVIMSNPKVLIGYSDVTALHLGIFKKTGLITFHGPVATSTFNDFTKEYFDKVLINPQKDTVLINSTSGEDENIYGVTTLVNGEGEGILTGGNLSIVVSLIGTEFDIETKNKIIFLEEIGEEPYRIDRMLTQMIQAGKFDNAAGVAMGIFRNCESKLDNPSFEKSLTLMEVLHDRLGNLKIPVVYGMSFGHVKDKFTLPFGINVKLSADVQTIALLEEAVN; from the coding sequence ATGAACAGAAAAGTTTTTCTAAAAAAATCGGCTGCTGCCGGCTTTGCACTTCCGCTTATTGGAAATTCCTTTTTAAGGGAGGTGGGTATACACCCTATCATCAAGCCTTCGAAATTAAGTAAAGGTGATACTCTTGCTCTCGTTACTCCGGGAAGTTACATAACTGAAGACGAACTTCAGCAATCAATTGATAATCTTCAGCAGCTCGGTTTCAATGCTGTTTATTCGAATAAACTTCTTTTACAGAATGGATATTTCTCTGCAACTGATGCAGAGCGTGCAAATGATTTGATGGATATGTTTAAACGGAAGGATGTTAATGGAATTGTTTGTGCTCGCGGCGGCTATGGCTGTGCGCGTATTATGCCTTTGTTGGATTATGATGTTATAATGTCAAACCCAAAAGTTCTTATCGGTTACAGCGATGTTACAGCTCTTCATCTTGGTATATTTAAAAAAACAGGATTGATAACATTTCACGGACCTGTTGCTACTTCTACATTTAATGATTTTACAAAAGAATATTTCGATAAAGTCTTGATCAATCCTCAAAAAGACACCGTACTCATAAATTCAACAAGCGGTGAAGATGAAAATATTTATGGAGTTACAACATTAGTGAATGGAGAAGGAGAGGGAATTTTAACAGGCGGAAACCTTTCCATTGTCGTTTCACTTATTGGAACTGAGTTTGACATCGAAACAAAAAATAAAATAATATTTCTTGAGGAAATAGGAGAAGAGCCTTACCGCATTGATCGTATGCTGACTCAAATGATTCAGGCAGGAAAGTTTGATAATGCCGCAGGAGTAGCGATGGGAATATTTAGGAATTGTGAATCAAAATTAGATAACCCATCCTTTGAAAAATCTTTAACTTTAATGGAAGTTCTGCACGATAGGCTGGGCAATTTGAAAATACCTGTTGTTTATGGAATGTCCTTCGGACACGTTAAAGATAAATTCACTTTGCCTTTTGGCATCAATGTAAAACTAAGTGCAGATGTGCAAACCATTGCGCTGTTGGAAGAAGCTGTGAATTAA
- the dnaB gene encoding replicative DNA helicase produces the protein MLIEKEAVPKALELLTPSSFYLKAHRLIFEAMVSLFESSEPIDTVTLYEELKKREQIEDVGGAVYLSKLSQNISSAANIEFHAKIILEKEILRGLISSSHEIARAAYSGTDDAFEILDRAERKIFEITESHLKTSFKSMDRAVREALEYIEAIHSSSTQKFSVPTGFYELDEMLGGLQKSDLVIIAARPSMGKTALALSLARNAAIDHQVPIGIFSLEMSTMQLIIRLLCAEGRLNAHLVRTGKLPQEEGRKLSKNVHKLINAPIYIDDTPSQTVLEIRAKARRLKSEKNIGLIIIDYLQLMQGPSNAESREREISHISRSLKALAKELNIPVLALSQLNRSVETRTDKRPLLSDLRESGSIEQDADVVIFLNRPEQNGIKNFDDENKTPTEGIAEVIIGKQRNGPTGEVRLAFIKEYARFENLAHQRQIQEYAAVQTDDDII, from the coding sequence ATGCTGATTGAAAAAGAAGCCGTACCCAAAGCATTGGAATTACTCACCCCCTCCAGTTTTTATCTCAAAGCACATCGCCTGATATTCGAGGCAATGGTCAGCCTGTTCGAATCAAGCGAACCGATTGACACAGTAACGCTTTACGAAGAACTGAAAAAGAGAGAACAAATAGAAGACGTCGGTGGTGCAGTTTACCTCAGCAAACTTTCACAAAATATTTCTTCTGCTGCCAACATAGAATTCCACGCAAAAATTATTTTAGAAAAAGAAATTTTAAGAGGATTGATTTCCAGCTCACACGAAATTGCAAGAGCAGCATACTCCGGCACTGATGATGCATTTGAAATATTAGACCGTGCCGAAAGAAAAATATTTGAAATAACAGAATCACATCTGAAAACATCCTTCAAGTCAATGGATAGAGCAGTCCGCGAAGCTCTCGAATACATTGAAGCAATTCATTCATCTTCCACACAAAAATTTTCTGTTCCCACCGGCTTTTATGAATTAGACGAAATGCTCGGCGGCTTGCAAAAATCCGATCTTGTTATTATAGCTGCAAGACCCTCCATGGGAAAAACTGCACTCGCACTATCATTGGCTCGTAATGCTGCAATTGATCATCAAGTGCCGATTGGAATTTTCAGTCTTGAAATGTCCACAATGCAATTGATAATTCGTTTACTTTGCGCCGAAGGAAGACTTAATGCGCACTTAGTCCGAACCGGAAAACTTCCGCAGGAGGAGGGAAGAAAGCTAAGTAAAAACGTACATAAATTAATTAACGCTCCAATTTATATTGACGATACTCCGTCACAAACTGTTCTTGAGATAAGAGCGAAAGCAAGAAGATTAAAAAGCGAAAAAAATATTGGGTTGATTATAATTGACTATCTGCAGTTGATGCAGGGACCTTCAAATGCGGAATCTCGTGAGCGGGAAATATCTCACATCTCACGCTCGCTTAAAGCACTCGCTAAAGAATTAAACATTCCCGTCCTGGCTTTATCACAGTTAAATCGTTCGGTGGAAACAAGAACTGATAAACGCCCCCTGCTTTCAGATTTACGCGAGTCAGGTTCAATTGAACAGGATGCAGATGTCGTTATCTTTTTAAATCGCCCGGAGCAAAATGGAATTAAAAATTTTGACGATGAGAATAAAACTCCAACAGAAGGAATCGCTGAAGTCATCATTGGCAAGCAGCGAAATGGTCCTACAGGTGAAGTGAGATTAGCATTTATAAAAGAGTATGCTCGTTTTGAAAACTTAGCTCATCAAAGACAGATTCAGGAGTATGCTGCTGTCCAAACTGACGATGATATTATTTGA
- a CDS encoding DUF4905 domain-containing protein — protein MKLLKLYSYSNNKQIWRIIPTTSDKIAIEERTPDKQVFFSCFHLNDGRKIFSDYQLDEKYWIGIEAIHNDIIYFHKYEKPDMPTHRGIIALDIPSQRELWRNEDYYFSFISDEKIFCKRQFFESSEYFSVNLLSGESDDNLLIEKDDIEEKNY, from the coding sequence ATGAAACTTCTAAAACTATACAGCTATAGTAACAATAAACAAATCTGGCGGATCATTCCAACTACAAGCGATAAAATTGCAATTGAAGAGAGAACACCCGATAAGCAAGTTTTTTTCTCCTGCTTTCATTTGAACGATGGACGAAAAATATTTTCTGATTACCAGTTAGATGAAAAATACTGGATAGGTATTGAAGCCATTCATAACGACATAATTTATTTTCACAAATACGAAAAACCTGATATGCCGACGCATAGAGGAATAATCGCTCTTGATATTCCTTCGCAACGGGAATTATGGCGCAATGAAGATTATTATTTCTCTTTTATTAGTGATGAAAAAATATTTTGTAAGAGGCAGTTCTTTGAATCCAGTGAATATTTTTCTGTAAATCTATTGAGCGGTGAATCCGATGATAATCTTCTTATTGAAAAAGATGATATTGAAGAAAAAAACTATTGA
- a CDS encoding YIP1 family protein, which produces MENFEGTDQDQQIETPAEQELSHSDKMIGVFTEPAATFEKVSNFPARTVDWALPMFILLVLVALSQILMMSNSEIAFQMKEKAKQNIEKSFADAVKNGQMTQSQADEQIDKIMDQMDQGRGVIGMVIQTVSIFVIGFIFFFIISGIYFFFSKIVLKGSGSYSSALVASGLTSYISMIQIILAAILALAFGKLMNDISVATFIDADKSTMVGWLLAKLDPISIWAYIVVGIGLAKMFRVKSTINYIAMVLLVWILGSLMFYAISKAVPFLSFLNG; this is translated from the coding sequence ATGGAAAACTTTGAAGGAACCGATCAGGATCAGCAAATCGAAACTCCAGCAGAACAGGAGTTAAGTCATTCCGATAAAATGATCGGAGTGTTCACAGAACCCGCAGCAACATTCGAAAAAGTATCTAACTTTCCAGCAAGAACAGTTGATTGGGCTTTGCCAATGTTCATCTTACTGGTCCTTGTAGCTTTATCACAAATATTAATGATGAGCAACAGTGAAATAGCATTTCAAATGAAAGAGAAAGCAAAACAGAATATCGAAAAAAGTTTTGCTGATGCAGTTAAAAATGGTCAAATGACACAATCTCAAGCTGATGAGCAAATTGACAAAATTATGGACCAGATGGATCAAGGCAGGGGTGTAATTGGAATGGTAATTCAAACTGTTTCAATTTTTGTTATTGGATTTATATTCTTCTTTATTATCTCGGGAATTTATTTCTTCTTTTCTAAAATAGTACTGAAAGGAAGCGGCAGTTATTCTTCAGCATTGGTTGCAAGCGGATTGACAAGTTACATCTCGATGATTCAAATTATTTTGGCTGCGATATTAGCATTGGCATTTGGTAAGCTAATGAATGATATAAGCGTGGCGACTTTTATTGACGCAGATAAGTCAACCATGGTCGGATGGCTTCTTGCAAAACTCGACCCAATTTCGATTTGGGCATATATAGTTGTTGGTATTGGATTAGCGAAGATGTTTAGAGTAAAAAGTACGATAAATTATATTGCAATGGTTTTGCTTGTTTGGATTTTGGGGAGCTTGATGTTCTATGCTATTTCTAAGGCAGTGCCATTCCTTAGTTTTCTGAACGGCTAA
- a CDS encoding tryptophanase: MKTKTIIEPFKIKSVEPIKFTNRSEREVLLKEAGSNPFMLHAENILIDLLTDSGTSAMSAKQWAGIMDGDESYAGSKSFYRFEAAVKKITGMNFIIPTHQGRAAEKILFSIVGGKGKYIPNNTHFDTTRANIEFSGAEAVDLLNEVGKHPEMRADFKGNMDVKKLELFIQKVGAENIPLCMITITNNSGGGQPVSMQNIRETKQVCKKYDIPLFIDACRFAENAWFIKKREKGYENKTPLEIAQEIFSYADGVTMSAKKDALVNIGGFLAMNDEELSMKCRNLLIVTEGFPTYGGLAGRDLEAVAQGLEEILDEHYLEYRIRSVEYLGEKLVNAGVPIIEPPGGHAIYIDAKRFLPDIPADQYPGQSIVCELYLEGGVRAVEIGSVMFGKYDENKKLIPAMMELVRLAIPRRVYTQSHIDYLTEIIIEVFKNRSKLHGYKIIYEAPMLRHFTAKFQPL; encoded by the coding sequence ATGAAAACGAAGACAATCATTGAACCATTCAAAATTAAATCTGTCGAACCGATAAAATTTACCAATCGCAGCGAAAGAGAAGTGCTATTAAAAGAAGCAGGTTCCAATCCTTTTATGCTTCACGCCGAAAATATTTTAATTGATCTGCTGACCGACAGCGGAACTTCCGCCATGAGCGCAAAACAATGGGCGGGAATAATGGATGGTGACGAATCTTATGCCGGTTCAAAGAGTTTTTACAGATTTGAGGCTGCAGTTAAAAAAATAACCGGAATGAACTTTATTATTCCGACTCATCAAGGAAGAGCAGCCGAGAAAATTCTTTTCTCGATAGTTGGAGGAAAAGGGAAATACATCCCGAACAACACACATTTTGATACTACAAGAGCAAACATAGAATTCTCCGGCGCCGAAGCCGTTGATCTGTTAAACGAGGTGGGGAAACATCCTGAAATGCGTGCAGACTTCAAAGGGAATATGGATGTTAAAAAACTTGAGTTATTTATTCAAAAGGTTGGGGCAGAAAATATTCCTCTTTGTATGATAACTATTACAAATAATTCCGGCGGCGGGCAGCCTGTTTCAATGCAGAATATCCGTGAGACAAAGCAAGTCTGCAAAAAATATGACATCCCGCTTTTTATTGATGCGTGCAGATTTGCCGAGAATGCCTGGTTCATCAAGAAACGAGAAAAAGGATACGAAAATAAAACTCCATTAGAAATTGCACAGGAAATATTTTCTTATGCCGATGGTGTTACGATGAGCGCTAAAAAGGATGCGCTCGTAAACATCGGCGGTTTCCTTGCTATGAATGATGAAGAGTTATCCATGAAATGCCGCAATCTTTTAATTGTTACCGAGGGGTTTCCAACTTACGGCGGATTAGCTGGCAGAGATCTCGAAGCAGTTGCGCAGGGTCTTGAAGAAATCCTCGACGAGCATTATCTTGAATATCGAATTCGCAGTGTAGAATATCTCGGTGAAAAGCTTGTAAATGCCGGAGTTCCAATTATCGAACCTCCTGGCGGACATGCGATTTATATTGATGCAAAAAGATTTTTACCCGATATTCCGGCAGATCAATATCCGGGGCAATCAATAGTTTGTGAGTTGTATCTGGAAGGTGGGGTTCGTGCAGTAGAAATCGGCAGTGTGATGTTTGGAAAATATGACGAGAATAAAAAATTGATTCCTGCAATGATGGAACTTGTGCGATTAGCAATTCCACGCAGGGTTTATACACAAAGCCATATTGATTATCTGACAGAAATTATAATTGAAGTATTTAAAAACCGAAGCAAACTTCATGGTTATAAAATAATTTATGAAGCGCCCATGCTTCGTCATTTTACTGCAAAATTTCAACCTTTGTAA
- a CDS encoding SLBB domain-containing protein, giving the protein MKILLKTFLFISIINISFAQISTTDNSNLFLSTSTLNVSIGGSFLVTGSFSALITERVDAFVTRIYTEAKEKSLRITNDPEELLKLKKELENYSLRNITLKRVNGEVLKLDLLKFRVNGDFINNPYLKNDDVLLFEPMDLEINYFSISGAVNKPGKYPFVDGDKISDAIELALGLNKAYDKVLRYEIRRLSYDGTELQKIDTGLNADYALQRGDRIVILTDETQRRDFNVLVLGEVNSPGLIPINKTGLPLKQIIEEAGGLTNSASLNGAKIFTGNSITFLMQKLYGFKTEDYYTENQQKIFNALVDLQSKMMIRMSNLTEVDTTYFFLEDELRVLTESAAIDFNKVYEEGSPESHYIVKDGDVIFIPQQDHNVYVYGQVPQPGKIPFVQDADYQSYIEKAGGFGEYADDEVMLIKAHSREWLPITENEYKIEEGDFIYVPRIPIHSFNYYVSRFGTYLGIVASAATIVLLLIQFGK; this is encoded by the coding sequence ATGAAAATTCTTCTTAAAACTTTTTTATTCATTTCTATTATAAACATTTCTTTTGCTCAGATATCAACAACCGATAATTCAAATTTATTTTTGAGCACTTCAACATTAAACGTCTCAATAGGCGGAAGTTTTTTAGTGACAGGTTCATTCTCTGCACTAATTACTGAGCGAGTTGATGCTTTTGTCACAAGGATTTATACTGAAGCGAAAGAAAAATCTCTCAGAATCACGAACGACCCTGAAGAGTTGTTAAAGTTGAAGAAGGAACTTGAAAATTATTCGCTTAGAAATATCACATTAAAACGAGTCAATGGCGAAGTATTAAAACTTGATTTGCTGAAGTTCAGAGTAAACGGAGATTTTATTAATAACCCCTACCTCAAAAATGATGACGTACTTTTATTCGAACCAATGGATCTTGAAATAAATTATTTCTCAATTAGCGGCGCAGTAAATAAACCGGGTAAATACCCTTTTGTTGACGGGGATAAAATATCAGACGCAATTGAACTTGCTCTTGGATTAAATAAAGCATACGATAAAGTACTCCGTTATGAAATTCGCCGGCTTTCTTATGACGGAACAGAATTACAAAAAATTGATACCGGGTTGAATGCCGATTACGCATTACAACGAGGCGATCGCATTGTGATTCTCACCGATGAAACGCAGCGAAGAGATTTTAATGTACTCGTTCTTGGTGAAGTAAATTCACCCGGTTTAATTCCTATTAATAAAACTGGTTTACCTCTTAAACAAATTATTGAAGAGGCGGGGGGATTAACAAACAGTGCTTCATTAAATGGGGCAAAAATATTTACCGGAAACAGTATAACATTTCTTATGCAAAAGTTATATGGATTCAAGACTGAAGACTACTACACTGAAAATCAGCAAAAAATATTTAACGCTTTGGTTGACTTACAATCCAAGATGATGATTCGTATGTCTAATCTAACAGAAGTTGACACCACTTATTTTTTTCTTGAAGATGAGTTAAGGGTGCTTACAGAAAGTGCTGCAATAGATTTCAATAAAGTTTACGAAGAAGGTTCTCCCGAATCACATTACATTGTAAAGGATGGGGACGTTATTTTTATCCCGCAGCAAGATCACAATGTATACGTATATGGACAAGTGCCACAACCGGGAAAAATTCCTTTTGTGCAGGACGCTGATTATCAATCCTATATTGAAAAAGCAGGTGGATTTGGAGAATATGCTGATGATGAAGTAATGCTTATAAAAGCCCATAGCAGGGAATGGCTGCCGATTACCGAAAATGAGTACAAAATTGAAGAAGGTGATTTTATTTATGTGCCCCGTATCCCTATCCATTCTTTCAATTATTACGTATCACGGTTTGGAACTTATTTAGGTATAGTAGCAAGTGCTGCAACAATTGTTTTGTTACTGATACAATTTGGTAAATAA
- the amrA gene encoding AmmeMemoRadiSam system protein A, protein MKKKILLSAARFSINAVYDNSTPPQIDYTKYPNLKINTGAFVTLTKGKRLRGCIGNIIAEQPLFQTVCEMAVHAAIHDPRFPPLRKSELDEIEIEISVLSIPHSINSYNDIEIGRDGLILDEINSAVLLPQVPIEHSMNKEQFLSALCEKAGLHPNTWRERQLKLKTFTALVFSENKNS, encoded by the coding sequence ATGAAGAAAAAAATATTGCTTTCAGCAGCACGATTTTCTATTAATGCAGTGTACGACAACTCAACCCCACCGCAAATTGATTATACTAAATATCCAAATCTTAAAATTAATACGGGGGCATTTGTTACATTAACAAAAGGAAAAAGATTAAGAGGTTGTATAGGCAATATCATTGCCGAGCAGCCACTATTCCAAACCGTTTGCGAGATGGCAGTTCATGCTGCTATACACGATCCAAGGTTTCCACCACTTCGCAAAAGTGAACTTGACGAAATTGAAATTGAAATATCGGTGTTATCCATTCCTCATTCGATAAATTCATACAATGATATTGAAATTGGAAGAGACGGATTGATCCTCGACGAAATAAATTCGGCAGTTTTACTTCCGCAAGTTCCAATAGAACACAGTATGAATAAAGAACAATTCTTAAGTGCGCTTTGTGAAAAAGCTGGATTGCATCCAAACACTTGGAGAGAGCGGCAATTAAAATTAAAAACATTTACAGCATTAGTATTCAGTGAAAATAAAAACTCGTAG
- the rfbB gene encoding dTDP-glucose 4,6-dehydratase — MKNLLVTGGAGFIGSNFLNYILNDTDEYNIINLDKLTYAGNLENLKSIEAKKNYRFIKGDICNSELVRYLFEKYKIKYVINFAAESHVDRSILGSKIFFQTNVIGTNVLLENARQFEVEKFLQVSTDEVYGSLGSEGYFTESSNLSPNSPYSSSKASADMMALAFYHTYGLPIVITRCSNNYGTYQFPEKLIPLMIINALNNKKLPVYGDGMNVRDWIYVIDHNIAIRKVFEKGDVGEVYNIGSNNEKPNIEIVKLILKKLNKSEELIQYVKDRPGHDRRYAIDSTKMKNKLGWQPLYPFETAINDTIDWYLENKNWWERIINGEYTKYYSLQYENIN, encoded by the coding sequence ATGAAAAATTTATTGGTTACAGGCGGAGCTGGATTTATCGGCAGTAATTTCCTCAATTATATTCTGAACGATACAGACGAGTACAACATTATAAATCTTGATAAACTAACCTACGCCGGAAATCTTGAAAACCTAAAATCAATTGAGGCGAAAAAGAATTATCGTTTTATAAAGGGCGATATCTGTAATTCCGAACTTGTTAGATATTTGTTTGAAAAATATAAAATTAAATATGTAATAAATTTTGCTGCCGAGTCACACGTTGATAGAAGTATTCTCGGATCAAAAATATTTTTTCAAACTAATGTAATAGGAACAAATGTTTTGCTTGAAAATGCCAGACAATTTGAAGTGGAAAAATTTCTTCAAGTCTCAACCGATGAGGTTTACGGCAGTCTTGGTTCTGAGGGCTATTTTACAGAATCAAGTAATCTCTCACCAAACAGCCCTTACAGTTCGAGCAAAGCTTCAGCAGATATGATGGCTTTAGCATTTTATCACACCTACGGACTTCCGATTGTCATTACCCGCTGTTCAAATAATTATGGGACTTATCAATTTCCTGAAAAGTTAATTCCACTTATGATCATTAATGCACTCAATAATAAAAAGCTCCCTGTTTACGGTGATGGAATGAATGTGCGTGATTGGATTTATGTCATTGATCATAACATTGCAATTAGAAAAGTTTTTGAGAAGGGAGATGTTGGAGAAGTTTATAACATTGGTTCAAATAATGAAAAGCCTAACATTGAAATTGTTAAATTGATATTGAAAAAATTAAATAAATCGGAGGAGCTAATCCAATACGTAAAAGATCGCCCCGGTCACGATAGACGTTATGCGATTGATTCAACTAAAATGAAAAACAAACTCGGATGGCAGCCATTGTACCCATTTGAAACTGCAATCAACGATACAATTGATTGGTACCTCGAAAATAAAAATTGGTGGGAACGAATAATCAACGGTGAGTACACAAAATATTATTCACTTCAATACGAAAATATTAATTAG
- a CDS encoding NAD(P)-dependent oxidoreductase, with amino-acid sequence MKILVTGGSGLLGQYLNISLSKKNEILTLYHSNAGNCTRHNFVRGNIIDEKFTRGVFESFQPQIVIHTAAITNPILNGQYNLEDYERVNVTATELIAQQCENFKSKLIYTSTDLVYSGNEGSMLKEDALLQPISVYAETKLKGETKIKETFDNYLILRTALLFGFGLNHSRSFFDRMFDSLSQNIPINLFIDQFRTPLSLIEAARMISEIVELDIKSETINFAGLNRIDRFELGELLCETAGYNKNLLNKISMKEIPNYPQVKDVSLNTDKLQSFGIKSKSIEESLMEIISERRKS; translated from the coding sequence ATGAAAATTTTGGTTACCGGCGGAAGTGGATTGTTAGGACAGTATCTGAATATTTCGCTTTCAAAAAAAAATGAAATTCTGACACTGTATCACTCGAATGCAGGAAATTGTACTCGTCATAATTTTGTTCGTGGAAACATTATTGATGAGAAATTCACTCGCGGAGTCTTCGAATCATTTCAACCGCAGATTGTAATTCACACGGCTGCCATAACTAACCCAATCCTAAACGGACAATATAATTTAGAAGATTATGAGCGAGTGAATGTGACTGCAACTGAACTAATTGCTCAGCAATGTGAAAACTTCAAGTCAAAATTAATTTATACATCTACAGATCTTGTTTATTCAGGTAATGAAGGATCAATGTTGAAAGAGGATGCTTTACTTCAACCAATATCTGTTTATGCTGAAACGAAATTAAAAGGTGAAACGAAAATCAAAGAAACTTTTGATAATTATCTCATCCTTCGCACGGCACTATTATTCGGGTTCGGGTTAAATCACTCGAGAAGTTTTTTTGATAGAATGTTTGATAGTCTTTCACAAAATATTCCTATCAATTTATTTATAGATCAGTTTCGCACTCCGTTGAGTTTAATTGAAGCTGCGAGGATGATCTCTGAAATTGTTGAGCTTGACATAAAATCTGAAACAATAAACTTTGCCGGACTAAATCGAATAGACCGTTTTGAACTTGGAGAATTACTTTGTGAAACTGCCGGTTATAATAAAAATCTTCTGAATAAAATATCAATGAAGGAAATTCCAAATTATCCGCAAGTGAAAGACGTTTCACTAAACACCGATAAACTCCAATCTTTTGGTATCAAATCAAAATCTATTGAAGAAAGTTTAATGGAGATAATATCGGAGCGGCGAAAAAGTTGA
- a CDS encoding DUF1460 domain-containing protein, whose amino-acid sequence MKLTKAALLIFLLFISVGLSAQVFSESDVEICNSKFDLAFEKSLSQKPINEIISEVAKTFLGADYKASTLENSSDENLVINLSAFDCTTFIENVIAISRCIQRNKTTFEDYLAELQFIRYRDGQIDQYPSRLHYFSDWIFNNSNKKICNDITKNLGGVPISFPVNYITTHPDSYSQLKANEEFISLIRKQEKEISSRMYYFIPKSSIKEVDEKINDGDLIAFTTNIDGLDIGHVGLAIRMGDGKIHLLHAPVVGSKVQISELPLSDYINKVKKHTGIIVVRLIDVNSAGLK is encoded by the coding sequence ATGAAATTGACTAAAGCTGCGTTGTTAATCTTTTTATTATTTATTTCAGTAGGTTTATCTGCACAGGTATTTTCCGAATCCGATGTAGAAATTTGTAATTCGAAATTCGACCTTGCTTTTGAAAAATCGCTTAGTCAAAAACCAATCAACGAAATAATAAGTGAAGTAGCAAAAACATTTCTCGGTGCTGATTATAAAGCCTCAACTCTCGAAAACTCAAGTGATGAAAATTTGGTGATCAATCTATCTGCGTTTGATTGCACAACATTTATCGAAAACGTAATTGCTATTTCAAGATGCATCCAAAGAAATAAAACTACATTTGAAGATTATCTTGCGGAGTTGCAGTTTATTCGTTATAGGGATGGGCAAATTGATCAATACCCTTCACGCCTGCATTATTTTTCTGATTGGATTTTTAATAACTCAAACAAAAAAATCTGCAATGATATAACTAAAAATCTTGGCGGTGTACCAATTTCATTTCCTGTAAATTATATAACAACTCATCCCGATAGTTATTCGCAATTGAAAGCAAACGAAGAATTTATTTCGTTAATTCGAAAACAAGAAAAAGAAATAAGCAGTCGAATGTATTATTTCATTCCCAAAAGTTCCATAAAAGAAGTTGATGAAAAAATAAATGATGGTGATTTGATAGCTTTCACGACAAATATTGATGGACTTGATATCGGTCATGTTGGTTTGGCGATCAGGATGGGGGATGGTAAAATTCATTTACTTCACGCTCCGGTTGTCGGCTCTAAAGTTCAAATTTCTGAATTACCACTATCGGATTACATTAATAAAGTAAAGAAGCACACGGGAATTATCGTCGTTCGATTAATTGATGTAAACTCTGCCGGGTTGAAATAA
- the amrB gene encoding AmmeMemoRadiSam system protein B produces MKIRPAAVAGYFYPGDPIKLLSQINKYLSQVVSKISTNKIFGIVSPHAGYQYSGLTAAYAYNILSDKFIENVIIISPSHREYFPGCCIYAGDAYSTPLGIVEVNKVMSRVIVEGSKNIFFGENGHKLEHALEVQIPFLQSVLSDFSIIPIVIGDQSKIFVDELAEQLAKVVDEKTIIVASSDMSHFYSAEEANRLDSVVEENINQFNYDGLQTALDEKKCEACGGGPIVSLMKAASMKGYKNSIVLHRSDSGDETGDKSEVVGYLSAVIYGD; encoded by the coding sequence ATGAAAATAAGACCAGCGGCAGTAGCCGGATATTTTTACCCCGGCGATCCGATAAAACTTCTATCGCAAATTAATAAGTATTTATCTCAAGTAGTATCTAAAATTTCTACAAATAAAATATTTGGAATTGTTTCACCACACGCCGGTTATCAGTATAGCGGTCTTACAGCTGCTTATGCTTATAATATACTAAGCGACAAATTTATTGAGAATGTCATAATCATTTCACCCTCTCATCGTGAATATTTCCCCGGATGTTGTATTTATGCTGGAGATGCTTATTCAACTCCACTCGGAATTGTTGAGGTTAATAAAGTAATGTCGCGTGTAATTGTAGAAGGGAGTAAAAATATTTTTTTTGGTGAGAACGGACATAAACTTGAGCATGCGCTCGAAGTGCAAATACCATTTCTACAATCGGTTCTCAGTGATTTTTCTATTATTCCAATTGTGATTGGTGATCAATCCAAAATATTTGTTGATGAGTTAGCTGAACAACTTGCAAAGGTGGTGGATGAAAAAACGATAATAGTTGCAAGCTCGGATATGTCCCATTTCTATTCGGCAGAAGAAGCCAATAGACTTGACAGTGTTGTCGAAGAAAATATTAATCAGTTTAATTATGATGGATTGCAAACTGCTCTTGATGAGAAGAAATGTGAAGCCTGCGGCGGCGGTCCGATAGTTTCATTAATGAAGGCTGCCTCTATGAAAGGCTATAAAAATTCTATTGTGCTTCATCGAAGTGATTCCGGTGATGAAACCGGAGATAAATCTGAAGTGGTCGGGTACTTATCCGCGGTAATTTATGGTGACTGA